One genomic segment of Penaeus chinensis breed Huanghai No. 1 chromosome 24, ASM1920278v2, whole genome shotgun sequence includes these proteins:
- the LOC125038226 gene encoding SET and MYND domain-containing protein 4-like, whose product MERLSKPEPGASERDVIRYLTQACSDVTIHDPKNGFFSHFMDQIDEQVSSDFVAKFGKLKTDEDRVVYLWSVKPVHTLKVQSFYKEKSNEVSEERRSAGNKAFQGKKNQEALVLYSQAVMMADHEDGDSLALGYANRSAVFYHMGELELCLQDVEQALQAGYPDKLLFKVLDRRGQCLMKLGQFSQALQAFTQSLESLAKADLDEKKLATWKKDLAKKIDMCQGKPDAEKKSAASASSGALLHDGPSAVLPNASAAVSLESSAEAGRYVVVNRDVPAGKILMAEKPYSAVLKLEVGGTHCTHCFHQLVNKAAVPCRWCSGVAFCGPRCRDLALATYHRWECKFFNLLRGSGMSLNCYLALRIITQHGLHFFKKLRHRLQEPPQLPSASSPHRPNDYLSVYHLVGLEEQRTPSDHLKRTLMSIFLLKVLQRAHFFGKWDEDANKPDADLTEDELLIGSLLLRHLQLLQFNAHELSGMAFGDTKENFKKTKSVFLGLAVYPTVSFSNHSCYPAVGRYFDGNKMVIVNLRPLKAGEVLYENYGPVFTHNHLLERQRKLMSRYWFKCQCTACREDWPTYDSMPDRRTVKCTTCGSGLPQRSNKQSHVKCSECGSSTNVVAALKEVEEAQKYYVSGCKNLDEGKREEAIASFCQYTDLITQFLAPPYRELHLAVQSLRLLVAARGTIHTVSPVNK is encoded by the exons ATGGAAAG ACTGAGCAAGCCAGAGCCCGGGGCCAGCGAGAGGGACGTGATACGGTACCTGACCCAAGCGTGCTCCGACGTCACGATCCACGACCCCAAGAACGGCTTCTTCAGTCACTTCATGGACCAGATTGACGAGCAGGTCTCCAGCGACTTCGTGGCCAAATTCGGGAAACTGAAGACTGATGAGGATAGAGTTGTTTACCTGTGGAGTGTTAag cCCGTCCACACGCTGAAGGTCCAAAGTTTCTACAAAGAAAAAAGCAACGAGGTGTCAGAGGAGCGTCGCTCGGCTGGGAACAAGGCTTTCCAGGGCAAGAAGAACCAGGAGGCGCTCGTGCTGTACTCGCAGGCCGTCATGATGGCGGACCACGAGGACG GAGATTCGTTGGCCCTTGGATATGCTAACAGGTCAGCTGTATTTTATCACATGGGAGAGCTCGAATTATGCCTTCAAGACGTAGAGCAAGCCCTGCAAGCTGGCTATCCTGACAAACTCCTCTTTAAG GTACTCGATCGCCGAGGTCAGTGCTTGATGAAGCTAGGTCAGTTCAGCCAGGCCTTGCAAGCTTTCACTCAGTCTCTCGAGTCTCTGGCCAAGGCAGACCTCGACGAGAAGAAGCTTGCGACCTGGAAGAAGGACCTGGCGAAGAAGATTGACATGTGTCAGGGGAAACCGGACGCTG AGAAGAAATCCGCTGCGAGTGCCAGCTCTGGCGCCCTGCTGCACGACGGGCCCAGCGCCGTCTTACCCAATGCCTCGGCCGCCGTCAGTCTGGAGAGCTCTGCTGAGGCTG GTCGATATGTCGTGGTGAACCGTGACGTACCGGCAGGCAAGATCCTGATGGCAGAAAAACCTTACAGCGCCGTGCTGAAGCTGGAAGTGGGTggcacacactgcacacactgCTTTCACCA GTTGGTTAACAAAGCGGCGGTGCCTTGCCGGTGGTGCTCCGGTGTAGCGTTCTGTGGGCCGCGGTGCCGCGATCTGGCTCTCGCCACCTACCACCGCTGGGAGTGCAAGTTCTTCAACCTTCTTCGAGGTTCAGGGATGTCTCTCAACTGCTACCTCGCCCTCAGGATCATCACACAACACGGCCTTCACTTCTTCAAGAAG TTGCGTCATCGCCTGCAGGAGCCACCACAGCTGCCCTCGGCGTCCTCCCCGCACCGTCCCAACGACTACCTCAGCGTCTACCACTTGGTGGGACTCGAGGAGCAGCGAACTCCCTCGGATCACCTCAAGCGGACCCTGATGTCCATCTTCCTTCTGAAGGTGCTGCAGCGAGCTCATTTCTTCGGGAAGTGGGACGAAGATG CCAATAAGCCCGATGCGGACTTGACTGAGGACGAACTCTTGATCGGCAGCCTTCTGTTGCGCCATCTGCAACTCCTCCAGTTCAACGCACACGAG CTTAGTGGCATGGCTTTCGGAGATACCAAAGAGAATTTCAAAAAGACGAAGTCAGTCTTTTTAGGCTTAGCGGTTTACCCAACAGTGTCGTTTTCCAATCATTCATGTTACCCTGCTGTTGGCAG gtACTTCGATGGCAACAAAATGGTGATCGTCAATCTGCGACCTCTAAAGGCAGGTGAAGTCCTGTACGAGAACTACGGCCCGGTTTTCACACACAATCACCTCCTGGAGCGCCAGAGGAAGCTCATGTCCAGATATTGGTTCAA GTGCCAGTGCACGGCCTGCAGAGAGGACTGGCCGACGTACGACTCAATGCCGGACAGACGCACGGTGAAATGTACGACGTGCGGGTCCGGCCTGCCTCAGAGGTCGAACAAACAATCGCACGTCAAGTGTTCCGAATGCGGCAGCTCCACGAACGTCGTAGCGGCgctgaaggaggtggaggaagcgcagaagt ATTACGTCTCGGGCTGCAAGAACTTAGACGAAGGCAAAAGAGAAGAAGCCATAGCCTCCTTTTGTCAGTACACGGACTTGATAACTCAGTTTCTCGCCCCGCCCTACCGAGAGCTCCATCTGGCGGTGCAGTCACTACGACTCCTGGTGGCGGCCAGAGGAACTATCCACACCGTTAGTcctgtaaataaataa